CGGCTCGAACGCTCAGGCGTTTCTGGGCTATGATGGCACATTACCACGGGCAAGTGCTGAACTATTCCGAATTGGGACGTTCGTTCGGGATTTCAGACATGACAGTTCGCAGGTACGTCGATATTCTGGAAGGGACATTTATGGTCCGCTGTCTTCAGCCATGGCAGGAAAATCTGAAAAAACGTCAGGTAAAATCGCCCAAGTTGTATCTGCGTGATCCCGGACTTTTCCACTGGCTGATGAATGTCGAGAACCTCGAGGAACTGACGCTTCATCCGAAATTAGGTGCTTCATGGGAAGGGTTCGCCCTGGAGTGTGTTTGCCGTAGTATCGGTATAAGCAGTGAAAATTTTTATTTTTGGAAAATTCATTCAGGCTCGGAACTTGACTTGTTATGGATGCATGCCGGGCGAAGATGGGGGGTGGCGTTTACGTATAGTGACGCACCCAGAAAAAGGCGGTCCATGTCAGTCGTGATCGATGACCTGGCGTTGGATCATCTCTGGGTTATATATCCCGGTAAACAACACTATCGACTGGATGAAAGTATTACGGTTCTCCCCCTGTCAGAGGTTCCTGCCAGATGGGAATATCCGGATCAATCAACTTAGGAAAACACAATTGAACATGAAAAAAACAATCGCTTTTTTAATTGTCGCGGGATTGATCGCCCTGCTTGGCTGGCGCTTGTACCAGGGCTATACGGCCAAGCAGGGCCAAGTGAAGACCAACGGCAATCGCGCCGTGGCTGTACGCACCGAGCCCGTCCGCATGATGACTGTCCGGGACATTCGGGTTTTCACGGGGTCCCTCCGGGCGGAGAGCACCTTCTATGTCGCTTCCAAGGTCGGCGGCCGGCTGGAAAAAGTGGCGGTCCATATCGGCGAAAAGATACGGCAGGGGCAGATGGTCGCCCGCATCGAAGCGGCCGAATACCGGCAGCAGGTCGAGGAAGCCCGCGCGGAATTCGAAGTCGCCAAGGCACGCATCGTACAGTGCCGGGCGCGGCTCAATCTGGTTGAAATCGAGTTCAAACGCGTCCGCACGCTTCGCGAAAAGAATATATCATCGGCCTCGGAATTCGATAAAACCGAGTCGGAGCTCAAGGCCGCGCAGGCGGAGCTGATGGTGCTGCAAGCCCAGGTCGATCAGAAGGAAGCGGCATTGAAAGCCGCACAAATTCGTCTCGGGTACACCGAGCTGAAGGCCGTGTGGGAAAACGGCTCCGATGTGCGTTACGTGGGTGAACGGTTCGTGGATGAGGGCCAGATGCTGTCGGCCAACACCCCGATCCTCAGTATCGTCAACATTAAAACGCTGAACGCCGTGGTCAACGCCATCGAGCAGGATTATCCCTATTTAAAACAAGGCCAGGAAGCCGTCATCACGACGGATGCATTTCCCGGGAGCGAGTTCAAGGGCACCGTCTGGCGAATATCCAACATATTGCAGGAATCGACGCGCCAGGCGGAAGTGGAAATCCGGGTGCCGAATCCGGATCTTAAGTTAAAGCCGGGCATGTTCGTGCGGGTGCGCATCCAGTTTGCAAGGCATGCAAACGCAACGGCCGTTCCGGAAGCGGCCCTGGTGGGATATCACGGTAAAAGCGGTGTTTATCTGCTGTCGGCGGATGAAAAGAGCGTCTCTTTCGTCCCCGTCGAAAAGGGGATCGAGGACGACGGCTGGGTGGAAGTGGTTTCTCCGCCCCTGTCCGGTAACGTGGTCACCATCGGCCATCAACTCCTGAAAGACGGCGCAGCCGTCGTGGTGCCGGGCCCGGCTTCGGGGCACGGCGACGCCGGGGCATCTTCAACAGGTGCATTGAAAAAATGAATATATCCCACTTTACGGTAGACCGGCCGATTTTTACAGCCATGCTCACCTGCCTGGTCCTGGTCCTCGGCAGTGTCGCCCTGATGC
This sequence is a window from Deltaproteobacteria bacterium. Protein-coding genes within it:
- a CDS encoding ATP-binding protein, whose protein sequence is MKKIERLIDERAINRYLKTFPVTAILGPRQCGKTTLARGLRFDHYFDLENPRDEARLDTPQIALEDLKGLVVIDEIQRKPHLFPLLRYLVDSRQDQSYLILGSASRDLIHQGSESLAGRIGFYHLAGFRFHDIGKDNINRLWARGTMPGSFLAGDDAGSYLWRENFIATFLERDIPQLGINIPARTLRRFWAMMAHYHGQVLNYSELGRSFGISDMTVRRYVDILEGTFMVRCLQPWQENLKKRQVKSPKLYLRDPGLFHWLMNVENLEELTLHPKLGASWEGFALECVCRSIGISSENFYFWKIHSGSELDLLWMHAGRRWGVAFTYSDAPRKRRSMSVVIDDLALDHLWVIYPGKQHYRLDESITVLPLSEVPARWEYPDQST
- a CDS encoding efflux RND transporter periplasmic adaptor subunit → MKKTIAFLIVAGLIALLGWRLYQGYTAKQGQVKTNGNRAVAVRTEPVRMMTVRDIRVFTGSLRAESTFYVASKVGGRLEKVAVHIGEKIRQGQMVARIEAAEYRQQVEEARAEFEVAKARIVQCRARLNLVEIEFKRVRTLREKNISSASEFDKTESELKAAQAELMVLQAQVDQKEAALKAAQIRLGYTELKAVWENGSDVRYVGERFVDEGQMLSANTPILSIVNIKTLNAVVNAIEQDYPYLKQGQEAVITTDAFPGSEFKGTVWRISNILQESTRQAEVEIRVPNPDLKLKPGMFVRVRIQFARHANATAVPEAALVGYHGKSGVYLLSADEKSVSFVPVEKGIEDDGWVEVVSPPLSGNVVTIGHQLLKDGAAVVVPGPASGHGDAGASSTGALKK